One window of Pyramidobacter piscolens W5455 genomic DNA carries:
- the gcvPB gene encoding aminomethyl-transferring glycine dehydrogenase subunit GcvPB, producing the protein MLRSVESLFEASRPGRVGYSLPKLDVPAVGAQDALGGMARAQAARLPEMAEVDVVRHFTRLSHLNFSVDEGFYPLGSCTMKYNPKINEAAARLPGFARIHPLQPEGTVQGALGLIHDLSAMLAEITGMAAVTLQPAAGAHGEQTGLMLIKKYHEDRGDLKRTKIIVPDSAHGTNPASATVTGFEPVAVPSDKDGMVDLNELAKLMDDTVAGLMLTNPNTLGIFEKNILELTDMIHKAGGLCYYDGANANAIVGQVRPGDMGFDVLHLNLHKTFSTPHGGGGPGAGAVGVNEKLLPYLPTPIVVRKDGAYTLETKAEHPKSIGSVRGFYGNFGVLVRAYAYIRNLGAAGLKEVSDIAVLNANYLAAKIKKFYPLAVNGFCKHEFVADGSELKHETGVSTMDVAKALIDAGYHPPTTYFPLIVHEALMIEPTETESKETLDGFVDALQKIVEEAKAKGAEEFHAKPHSTVIARPDETEAARHPILRWQF; encoded by the coding sequence ATGCTCCGCTCTGTTGAATCCCTGTTCGAAGCCAGCCGTCCCGGCCGCGTCGGTTATTCGCTGCCCAAGCTCGACGTCCCCGCCGTGGGGGCGCAGGACGCCCTCGGCGGCATGGCCCGCGCCCAGGCGGCCCGTCTGCCGGAGATGGCGGAAGTGGACGTGGTGCGTCACTTCACGCGCCTGTCCCACCTGAACTTCTCCGTCGACGAAGGATTTTATCCGCTTGGTTCCTGCACCATGAAGTACAATCCCAAGATCAACGAAGCGGCCGCCCGTCTGCCCGGCTTCGCCCGCATCCATCCGCTGCAGCCGGAAGGCACCGTGCAGGGCGCTCTCGGCCTGATCCACGACCTGTCCGCGATGCTGGCGGAGATCACCGGCATGGCGGCCGTCACGCTGCAGCCGGCCGCCGGCGCTCACGGCGAACAGACCGGCCTGATGCTGATCAAGAAGTACCACGAAGACCGCGGCGACCTCAAACGCACCAAGATCATCGTCCCCGATTCCGCCCACGGCACCAACCCGGCTTCGGCCACCGTCACCGGCTTCGAGCCCGTGGCTGTGCCTTCCGACAAGGACGGCATGGTCGACCTGAACGAGCTGGCCAAGCTGATGGACGACACCGTGGCCGGACTGATGCTGACCAATCCCAACACGCTGGGCATCTTCGAGAAGAACATCCTCGAGCTGACCGATATGATCCACAAGGCCGGCGGCCTGTGCTACTACGACGGCGCCAACGCCAACGCCATCGTCGGCCAGGTGCGTCCCGGCGACATGGGCTTCGACGTGCTGCACCTCAACCTGCACAAGACCTTCAGCACGCCGCACGGCGGCGGCGGCCCCGGCGCGGGCGCGGTCGGCGTCAACGAAAAGCTGCTGCCCTATCTGCCCACGCCCATCGTGGTCCGCAAGGACGGCGCTTACACGCTGGAGACGAAGGCCGAGCACCCCAAGAGCATCGGCAGCGTGCGCGGCTTCTACGGCAACTTCGGCGTGCTGGTGCGCGCCTACGCGTACATCCGCAACCTCGGCGCGGCCGGGCTGAAGGAAGTTTCCGACATCGCCGTGCTGAACGCCAACTATCTGGCCGCGAAGATCAAGAAGTTCTATCCGCTGGCCGTGAACGGTTTCTGCAAGCACGAGTTCGTGGCCGACGGCAGCGAACTGAAGCACGAGACCGGCGTGTCCACCATGGACGTGGCCAAGGCGCTGATCGACGCCGGCTACCATCCGCCCACGACGTACTTCCCGCTCATCGTCCACGAAGCGCTGATGATCGAGCCGACGGAAACCGAGTCCAAGGAGACGCTCGACGGCTTTGTCGACGCTCTGCAAAAGATCGTCGAAGAGGCCAAGGCCAAGGGCGCGGAAGAATTCCACGCCAAGCCGCACAGCACCGTGATCGCGCGTCCCGACGAAACCGAAGCGGCACGTCATCCCATTCTGCGCTGGCAGTTTTAA
- the gcvPA gene encoding aminomethyl-transferring glycine dehydrogenase subunit GcvPA: MSQYIPNTEADRRAMLDAIGVASIDELFSDIPAQVRLAKALDLPEALSEPELARHLRALSGKNRNLDELTCFLGAGSYDHFIPAAVDTIVSRGEFTTSYTPYQPEAAQGTLQAIFEYQTMVCELTGMEVSNASMYDGATAAAEAMVIAAAETRRERLLVACSVNPETVRVLGTYCWSRGYELTVLPCKNGRLDRAALSAELAKGDVAALLLQTPSFFGVVEDLTGLADELHAAKALLIVSTDLLALGCIKAPGELGADIVVGDGQSVGNSVSFGGPAFGFMAATKKLMRKMPGRIVGRTKDIQGRDCYVLTLQAREQHIRREKATSNICSNQNLCIVAASVYLSLMGPQGLREVDEQILAKTAYAVDALVKTGKFRPAFAGVPAFREVALICDEPVASLNARLLEAGILGGLDLSKSHPELGNAWLLAVTEQRTKEEIDRLVSIAAGGDR; the protein is encoded by the coding sequence ATGAGCCAATATATCCCCAACACCGAGGCTGATCGCCGCGCGATGCTCGACGCCATCGGCGTCGCGTCGATCGACGAGCTGTTCTCGGACATTCCCGCTCAGGTCCGCCTGGCCAAGGCGCTCGACCTGCCCGAGGCGCTTTCCGAGCCCGAATTGGCGCGCCATCTGCGCGCGCTGTCGGGAAAGAACCGAAACCTCGACGAGCTGACCTGCTTCCTGGGCGCCGGCTCCTACGACCATTTCATTCCTGCCGCCGTCGACACGATCGTTTCGCGCGGCGAGTTCACCACCAGCTACACGCCCTATCAGCCGGAAGCGGCGCAGGGCACGCTACAGGCCATCTTCGAGTATCAGACCATGGTCTGCGAGCTGACCGGCATGGAAGTCTCCAACGCTTCGATGTACGACGGCGCCACCGCCGCCGCCGAAGCCATGGTGATCGCGGCCGCGGAAACGCGCCGCGAGCGCCTTCTCGTCGCCTGCAGCGTCAATCCCGAGACGGTCCGCGTGCTTGGCACCTACTGCTGGAGCCGCGGCTACGAACTGACCGTCCTGCCCTGCAAGAACGGGCGGCTCGATCGCGCGGCGCTGAGCGCCGAGCTGGCCAAGGGCGACGTAGCGGCGCTGCTGCTGCAAACGCCCAGCTTCTTCGGCGTGGTCGAGGATCTGACCGGCCTGGCCGACGAGCTGCACGCCGCCAAGGCCCTGCTGATCGTCTCCACCGACCTGCTGGCGCTGGGCTGCATCAAGGCCCCCGGCGAACTGGGCGCGGACATCGTCGTCGGCGACGGACAGAGCGTCGGCAACAGCGTCAGCTTCGGCGGCCCCGCTTTCGGCTTCATGGCCGCCACGAAGAAACTGATGCGCAAGATGCCCGGCCGCATCGTCGGCCGGACCAAGGACATCCAGGGGCGCGACTGCTACGTGCTCACCCTGCAGGCCCGCGAGCAGCACATCCGCCGCGAAAAAGCCACGTCGAACATCTGCTCCAACCAGAACCTGTGCATCGTCGCCGCCTCGGTCTATCTCAGCCTGATGGGGCCGCAGGGACTGCGCGAAGTGGACGAGCAGATCCTCGCGAAGACGGCCTACGCCGTGGACGCTCTGGTGAAAACCGGCAAGTTCCGCCCTGCTTTCGCCGGCGTTCCCGCGTTCCGCGAAGTCGCGCTGATCTGCGACGAACCCGTCGCCAGCCTCAACGCCCGGCTGCTCGAAGCCGGCATCCTCGGCGGCCTCGACCTCTCCAAGAGTCATCCCGAGCTCGGCAACGCCTGGCTGCTGGCTGTGACCGAACAGCGCACGAAGGAAGAAATCGACCGCCTTGTGTCGATCGCCGCAGGAGGTGACCGCTAA
- the gcvH gene encoding glycine cleavage system protein GcvH translates to MTTKVLPELKYTKDHEWIKIDADGFGLMGITDHAQHAMGDLVYIELPDVDREVKAHEAAVIAESVKGANDVFAPVSGTVVEVNSDLEDAPEKVNADPYGSWMVKLKPADLKELDDLLDAAAYQALVEKEEAEA, encoded by the coding sequence ATGACGACCAAAGTTCTGCCTGAGCTGAAGTACACCAAGGACCACGAGTGGATCAAGATCGACGCCGACGGCTTCGGCCTGATGGGCATCACCGACCACGCGCAGCACGCCATGGGCGACCTCGTTTACATCGAACTGCCCGACGTCGACCGCGAGGTGAAGGCGCACGAAGCCGCCGTGATCGCCGAGTCCGTCAAGGGCGCCAACGACGTGTTCGCTCCCGTGTCCGGCACGGTGGTTGAAGTGAACAGCGATCTTGAGGACGCTCCCGAAAAGGTCAACGCCGATCCGTACGGCAGCTGGATGGTCAAACTGAAGCCCGCCGATCTGAAAGAGCTGGACGACCTGCTCGACGCCGCCGCCTATCAGGCGCTGGTGGAGAAGGAAGAGGCCGAGGCCTAG
- the gcvT gene encoding glycine cleavage system aminomethyltransferase GcvT, with product MKRTPMYECHVAAGGRMVDFGGWELPVQYEATGIKTEHLNVRAKAGLFDVSHMGEVTVVGPKAEAWISSLVTNDVAEMHDGQVQYNIMCTPTGGVVDDLLVYRYNKERYLLVINAANVEKDWAWFNDHLTDGVKIENISMQTAEVALQGPNAEAILRKIVDFDPATLEFFHFKDPVDVKGIKAIVSRTGYTGEDGFEIYVDWSKGAELWNIVMEAGKDLGLMPIGLGARDSLRFEAGLPLCGQEFTDTLGPLEAGFGFFVKLDKAGGFIGQPVLKQQKADGLKRKIVAAKLIDKGVPRHEMEVADKDGNIIGVVTTGGYGPSLDANLANCLVNVPAPAVGENLWIMIRGKAKKAEVVKKPFYKKSYKK from the coding sequence ATGAAGAGAACCCCGATGTACGAGTGCCACGTTGCCGCGGGCGGCCGTATGGTCGATTTCGGCGGCTGGGAGCTGCCTGTGCAGTACGAGGCGACGGGCATCAAGACCGAGCACCTGAACGTGCGCGCCAAGGCCGGTCTTTTCGACGTCTCCCACATGGGCGAAGTGACGGTGGTCGGCCCCAAGGCCGAGGCCTGGATCTCCAGCCTCGTCACCAACGACGTGGCGGAGATGCACGACGGCCAGGTGCAGTACAACATCATGTGCACCCCCACGGGCGGCGTCGTCGACGATCTGCTGGTCTACCGCTACAACAAAGAGCGTTACCTGCTCGTCATCAACGCGGCGAACGTGGAGAAGGACTGGGCCTGGTTCAACGACCACCTGACCGACGGCGTGAAGATCGAGAACATCTCCATGCAGACGGCGGAAGTGGCTCTGCAGGGTCCCAACGCCGAAGCGATTCTCAGGAAGATCGTCGATTTCGATCCCGCGACGCTGGAGTTCTTCCACTTCAAGGATCCCGTCGACGTTAAGGGCATCAAGGCCATCGTCAGCCGCACGGGCTACACCGGCGAAGACGGTTTCGAGATCTACGTGGACTGGAGCAAGGGCGCCGAGCTGTGGAACATCGTCATGGAGGCCGGCAAGGATCTCGGCCTGATGCCGATCGGCCTGGGCGCGCGCGACAGCCTGCGCTTCGAGGCCGGGCTGCCGCTGTGCGGGCAGGAATTCACCGACACGCTCGGACCGCTCGAGGCGGGATTCGGCTTCTTCGTGAAGCTCGACAAGGCCGGCGGCTTCATCGGCCAGCCGGTGCTCAAGCAGCAGAAGGCCGACGGCCTGAAGCGCAAGATCGTGGCCGCGAAGCTGATCGACAAGGGCGTGCCGCGCCACGAGATGGAAGTGGCCGACAAGGACGGCAACATCATCGGCGTGGTCACCACGGGCGGCTACGGCCCCTCGCTGGACGCCAACCTCGCCAACTGCCTTGTGAACGTGCCCGCGCCGGCCGTGGGCGAGAACCTGTGGATCATGATCCGCGGCAAGGCCAAGAAGGCCGAAGTGGTGAAGAAGCCCTTCTACAAGAAGAGCTACAAGAAGTAG
- a CDS encoding lipoate--protein ligase produces MDIVRARLVRSPVCNPWRNLAWEEYLTKNCADDEAVFYLWQNAHTVVIGRNQNAWAECRIELMEKEGVTLARRSTGGGAVYHDLGNLNFSFVMPRGHYDMTRQLNVILAALRALGVNAEFTGRNDLTVDGRKFSGNAYQLTRRVGLHHGTLLVDSDMSVLPRYLNVDPEKLKNKGVKSVASRVVNLREAAPSLTVEKMYAPLEEAFLAEYGGGCVTREGSLPDDDLYRELFARYGSREWLLGRSPQCEGTLRRRFAWGGVQLCFDIEDAAVKDLRVFSDAMDGELIQAAERCLDGQAFDWDALAEALEHEFPQQAEMGDLAAWFRERPALQA; encoded by the coding sequence ATGGATATTGTCAGGGCCCGCCTGGTTCGTTCGCCGGTGTGCAATCCATGGAGAAATCTCGCCTGGGAAGAATATCTGACGAAAAACTGCGCGGACGACGAAGCGGTCTTCTATCTCTGGCAGAACGCCCACACCGTGGTGATCGGGCGGAACCAAAACGCCTGGGCCGAGTGCCGCATCGAGCTGATGGAAAAGGAAGGCGTGACGCTGGCCCGCCGTTCGACGGGCGGCGGCGCGGTCTATCATGACCTGGGCAACCTGAATTTTTCTTTCGTCATGCCGCGCGGGCATTACGACATGACGCGGCAGCTCAACGTGATCCTGGCGGCGCTGCGGGCGCTGGGCGTGAACGCGGAGTTCACCGGGCGCAACGACCTGACTGTGGACGGGCGCAAGTTTTCCGGCAACGCCTACCAGCTGACGAGGCGCGTCGGGCTGCACCACGGCACGCTGCTGGTCGATTCCGACATGTCGGTGTTGCCGCGCTATCTCAACGTCGATCCCGAAAAACTCAAGAACAAGGGCGTCAAATCGGTGGCGTCGCGCGTCGTCAACCTGAGGGAAGCGGCGCCGTCGCTGACGGTGGAGAAGATGTACGCGCCGCTGGAAGAGGCTTTTCTGGCGGAATACGGCGGCGGCTGCGTAACGCGCGAGGGCTCGCTGCCGGACGACGATCTGTACCGCGAGCTGTTCGCCCGGTACGGCAGCCGCGAATGGCTGCTGGGGCGCTCGCCGCAGTGCGAGGGTACGCTGCGCCGGCGCTTCGCCTGGGGCGGGGTGCAGCTGTGCTTCGACATTGAGGACGCCGCGGTGAAGGATCTGCGCGTCTTTTCCGACGCCATGGACGGTGAACTGATCCAGGCGGCGGAACGCTGCCTGGACGGACAGGCTTTCGACTGGGACGCGCTGGCGGAAGCGCTGGAACACGAATTCCCGCAACAGGCGGAAATGGGCGATCTGGCCGCGTGGTTCCGCGAACGTCCGGCGTTGCAGGCGTAG
- a CDS encoding GntR family transcriptional regulator — MESKVTLSKKVETYLRNKILNGELQPNDKIAELDVAGKMGVSRGPVREALKTLTFEGLVEYQTNKGCSVTTLSPKDAYEVFFMRGSLEKIALERCGGRCSDEAVLKMEIALGQMKRACEDDSLTAIIAADEMFHRQIVDMGRMSRLTKMWQMLSPLNGAMFLTVKNSRKLGADVFDAPSANKYAVSHKNNYEAHKVILEVLKKGDLKDSCLCLDAHYIIMGEKIYRVNLEEEVRKLSSCSYSAPLP, encoded by the coding sequence ATGGAATCCAAAGTCACCTTATCGAAAAAAGTCGAAACTTATCTGAGGAACAAGATCCTCAACGGCGAACTGCAGCCCAACGACAAGATCGCGGAACTGGACGTGGCCGGGAAAATGGGCGTAAGCCGCGGCCCCGTGCGCGAAGCCCTGAAGACGCTGACGTTCGAAGGGCTTGTGGAGTATCAGACCAACAAGGGGTGCTCGGTCACGACCCTTTCGCCCAAAGACGCTTACGAAGTTTTCTTCATGAGGGGCAGCCTGGAAAAGATCGCCTTGGAACGGTGCGGCGGAAGGTGCAGCGACGAGGCCGTCCTGAAAATGGAAATCGCTCTTGGGCAGATGAAAAGGGCCTGCGAGGACGATTCGCTGACGGCGATCATCGCCGCCGACGAGATGTTCCACCGCCAGATCGTGGATATGGGGCGGATGTCGCGCCTGACGAAAATGTGGCAGATGCTCAGCCCTCTCAACGGCGCGATGTTTTTGACCGTCAAGAATTCGCGCAAGCTGGGGGCGGACGTTTTCGACGCGCCGTCGGCCAACAAGTACGCCGTCAGCCACAAGAACAATTACGAAGCCCACAAGGTCATCCTGGAGGTTCTCAAAAAAGGCGATCTGAAAGATTCCTGCCTCTGCCTCGACGCTCACTACATTATCATGGGAGAGAAAATATACCGCGTAAATCTGGAGGAAGAGGTCAGAAAGCTGTCTTCGTGCAGCTATTCAGCGCCTCTGCCATAG